The window TCCAGGCAATATATGAATACCAGACGATGATTGCAAAACTCACGGGCATGCAGGTTGCCAACGCATCCATGTATGACGGCGCATCAGCCATGGCCGAGGCCGCCGTACTGGCCGCCAAAACACTGAACAGAACGAAAATCGTCATCGTCCGATCCGTCCATCCCGAGTACCGGCAGGTGGTCGCTACGTATGCCTGGGCAAACGGATACGAGGTGGTTGAAACTCCGTACGGTAAATCCGGTCAGCTTGATCGGGATGCTTTGTTGCAGGCGGTGGATGAGCGAACCGCGGCGGTTCTGATACAGAGTCCTAATTTTTTTGGAATCATTGAGGATGTTGCCTCGATTGAGTCCGCAGTGCACGCGAAGGGAGCGCTTCTTGTCTCAGGATTTACGGAAGCGACATCTTTGGGTATTCTCAAACCGGCAGGTGTTATGGGCGCCGATTTTGTCGTCGGAGAAGGGCAGAGCTTTGGAAACCCGATGAACTACGGAGGTCCCTATCTGGGGATTTTTGCGAGCACCGATAAATTCCTGAGGAAGATACCCGGCAGGCTCGCCGGAGCAACGGTGGACAAAGAAGGCAAACGTGGCTTCGTCCTCACCCTCCAGACAAGGGAGCAGCACATCAGACGGGAAAAGGCTACATCAAACATCTGTTCCAATGAAGCCCTCTGCGCCCTGGCTGCCGCGGTTTACCTTGTCAGTCTGGGTAAAAACCTCAAGAAACTGGCAGAACTCAACATCCGGAAGGCACAGTATCTGAAGCAGAGGCTCTCCGAACTCAACGGATGGGAGGTCGTCTTCCCTGCTCCTGTTTATAACGAATTCGTTATTCGCTGTCCCGATCCGAAGGCAGTCAATCGGAAACTGCAGGCCGAAGGCATCATTGGAGGTTATGAGATCGAAAAAGATTATCCCGATCTGAAAAACACCCTTCTTTTCTGCGCCACGGAAATGCTTACGAAAGACGATATCGACAGGGTTGTTTCGTTCTTTGCTTAAAAATATCGATGAACTGGAGGGAACTCATGGAACTGATATTTGAAAAAAGCCGGGTGGGGAGAATGGCATCGAGTGTTCCGAAATGTGATGTGCCGGAGGTGGCTGTTGACAGTATTATCAATAAGAGCCTGCTCAATGATGATGTGGATCTTCCCGAGGTGGCGGAGGTGGACCTGATCCGGCATTATACGCAGTTATCAAAACGGAATTTCGGTGTCGATGTGGGATTCTATCCCCTGGGGTCCTGCACCATGAAATACAATCCCAAAGTAAACGAGGAGGCGGCAAAACTTCCCGGTTTTACGGCGCTCCACCCATACGCACCGATTGAATTTTCACAGGGATCGTTGCAGCTCATGTATGAACTGCGGCAATATCTCAGTGAAATCTTCGGTATGGCCGACTTTTCCCTCCAGCCCGCCGCGGGAGCCCACGGCGAACTTACCGGTGTTATGGTCATCAAGAAATTCTTTGAAAAAAAAGGTGAAAAGCGGACGCACATACTAATCCCCGATGCGGCCCACGGAACCAATCCCGCCTCCGGCGCCCTCTGCGGATACCAGGTAGTCACGGTGCGCTCCAATGCCGAGGGCGGCGTGGATATCGATCACCTGCGTGAACTGATGACAGAGAATGTTGCCGGTCTTATGCTTACGAATCCCAATACCCTGGGGCTCTTTGAGCGGAATATCGAACAGGTTGCCGGGATTGTTCATGCCAAAGGAGGGTTTCTCTACTGCGATGGAGCCAATGCCAACGCATTTATGGGGATGACGAAACCGGGGGATTTAGGCTTTGATGTGATCCAGCTCAATCTCCACAAGACGTTCTCGACCCCGCACGGCTGCGGCGGCCCCGGAAGCGGGCCGGTGGGAGTCGGAAAAGACCTGCTTCCGTATCTCCCGGTGCCCCGTGTTATTAAAAAGGGGAACACCTATGACTGGGATTACGACTGTCCGGATAGCATCGGACGGGTTAGGTCCTTCTACGGCAATTTTAACGTAATGGTAAAGGCGTACACCTATATCCGGTCTCTCGGGCCGGATGGTTTGAAGAGGGCAAGTGAAATCGCCGTCCTGAATGCCAACTACGTGAAAGAACGGTTAAAGCCGTATTATGATCTCGCCTATGACCGGATCTGTATGCATGAGTGCGTCTTTTCCGGAAGGCGGCAGGTCAAGGAAAGCGGTGTCCATACCACGGATATTGCCAAGCGTCTCCTGGACTATGGCTATCATCCGCCAACCATATACTTTCCGATGATTGTCCCCGAGGCCATTATGATCGAGCCGAACGAGACGGAAAGCAAGGAAACCCTGGATGCCTTCTGCGACACCATGATCATCATCGCCAGGGAGGCAAAGGAAAATCCGGATCTGGTCAAGTCAGCTCCTCTTACCACACCTGTGAGGCGTTTGGATGATGTCAAGGCGGCCAGGGAACCTGATGTATGCTGGGGAAAAACGAAGATAAGGGACACGGTGTAAATGAAGGTAATCCGGAAGGAAGAAAGAAATGGACAGGAATAAAGTCATTAAAAAACTGAAAGAAATCAAAGATCCTAAAGAAAGAGACAGGATCATCTGGGCTCTTGCAGGTAAGGAAAAGGATGTATTGAGCGATAAGCCGGCGTCGCTTGAGCCGAGAAGGACTGCCCGGATACCCCCTCCGAGGCAGGCGCAAAAACTCCCCGGCCTTCCCGGTGATGCCCGCAAGCTGATCGGCTATGTCTTCCCCGGCATTTTTGTTTTTTTCGGCCTTGTAAATCTCGTGCAGGCAGCAATGCAATATCACTTTACCGGACAGACTGAAGATGTCTTCCCCAGGCTCATCATGGGAGGACTCCTTGTCCTGTTCGGTATTTTCGGTATCGTTAAGGCAAAGAAGCAGGTTCAAGGCGGAAATGCAGATCAAAAGGAAACCTGAATGGTTGAAGGTAAAACTCCCGGCTTCGCGTGAATTCAATCATGTGAAGGGGATTCTGTCTCATTTTCACCTCCACTCCATCTGTCAAGAGGCACATTGTCCCAACATGACCGAATGTTTTCACTCCGGGACGGCCACTTTTTTGATTCTGGGGAATATCTGCACCCGCAACTGCCTCTACTGCAATGTTCAGCACGGCACTCCCGAAGATGTGAATGAAAGTGAACCGGAACGGCTCGCCAGGGCGGTCAAAGAACTGGGACTTCAGTATATTGTCATTACTTCAGTTACGCGGGATGATCTTCCCGATGGAGGAGCGGATATATTTGCCCGATGTGTAAAGAAGTTATATCGGGAAGTGCCGGGATGCAGGGTAGAAGTCCTTATCCCGGACCTGCAGGGCAACTGGGACGCCCTGGGATGTGTAATCGACGCCCGGCCCCATGTGATTAACCATAATGTGGAAGTCGTTCCTGCTTTTTTCAGGGATCTTCGACCCCAGGGGAATTATCATGTGTCTCTGGAATTGCTCCGTCGGGCGCATCAATATGGTGAAGAAAATATTATCACCAAATCGGGGTTCATGGTAGGTTTTGGAGAGGACTGGGGAGATATTCTGGCGCTGCTTCATGACCTGGCATCGGTTTACTGTGAAAGGGTAACTGTTGGCCAGTATCAACAACCGACGCGCGATCACTGGCCCGTCATGAAATATTACCACCCTGATGAATTTGAAGTGATCAAGGGGATGGCGTATGAAATGGGGCTGAAGCATGTTGAAGCCGGCCCCCTGGTCCGCAGTTCCTACCATGCGGCTGAAATCCTGTAAAATCGAATCTATAAGGTGTTATGATGTCTGATAAATATAATCTTATTGTTATCGGCGCCGGCCCCGGCGGTCATGCGGCGGCTGAACATGCCGCCAAAGGGGGAGCCGGGGTTGCCGTTATTGAGAAGAGCCAGTGGGGAGGAACATGCAGCAACCGGGGCTGTATTCCTACAAAAGCACTGCTGGCTTGCAGCAAACAATACGCAAACCTCAAGAAACTGAAGCGCCTTGGTATTTCTCCGGGGGAAGCTTCATTTGATTATGCCGCAATGAAGCGTCATCAGCGGCAGATGGTTACTACATCGTCCCTGGGTGTACAGAAATCTTTAAAGGATGCCGGAGTTGACATGAAATCCGGCGAGGGAAGACTTATTGCCCCGCGAGAGGTGGAATTACTATTGCCGGAGGGTGCAGTGAAGCGCCTGATTGCAGATACTATCATTATTGCCTGGGGATCGGAGCCGCTGCTTCCACCGCACATCAAACCTTCCTGCCGCATTTTAACATCCGATGGTTTTCTTGCGTTGGAGACGCTGCCGGAGTCGGTTATCATTGTCGGGGGAAGTGTTATCGGTGTGGAATTTGCGACGTTTCTTGCCGAATTGGGTGTCAAAGTTGCCCTCGTTGAACTCCTGGACCGTATCCTTCCTCTTGAGGATAAAGATGCGGCCGAATTCTTACGGCAGGAACTGACCCGTCTGGGCATCACCATTCACACAGCGGCAAACGTCGAGTCACTCCGGGAGACCCCGGACGGAGTGCATTTGAAAGCGACTCATAATATGCAGGATCTCGAAATAACAGCTGATTTAACCCTTCTGTGTACCGGCAGAAAGCCGCTTTTGCGTACTGATGAATTGGATCAGTGCGGTATCGGGTATAATCAGAAGGGTATCATCGTCAATGAGAATCAGATGACCAACAGAGAAGGCATTTACGCCATCGGCGATGTTACCGGGGGTATTATGCTTGCGCACAGGGCGATTCACCAGGGTAAATCCGTTGCCGGTTATCTCACGGGAGATCACCCGATTCGTTATAAGGAGGAAGCGGTACCCTCCGTCATTTATACTCATCCAGGCATAGCCCGTGTCGGACTAACCGAAACACAGGCAATAGAGCGGGGTTTAAAGGTGGAAACAAAGAGGGTGGAATACGCAGCCAATATCATGGCAAGGACGGATCTTAAAGGGAATGGGTTTGTGAAGGCGACCTTTTGCGAAGACAGGTTAATCGGTGTGACAATCGCGGGTGACGATGCCGGTGAGTTGATCGCTTCGATGAGTCTGGCTGTTGCGAATGGAATGGGGAAGAAGGAATTGAAAAAGTGGATCATTCCCCACCCGACGCTCAGTGAAATATTATGTCTTCTTTAACTTTGACGAACCCGTAAAAAGTCGAATTTTACCTCAATTTGTCATTCTCGTGAAAACGGGAATCCAGTATTTTCATATATATACACACTACCTGGATTCCCGCC is drawn from Deltaproteobacteria bacterium and contains these coding sequences:
- the gcvPA gene encoding aminomethyl-transferring glycine dehydrogenase subunit GcvPA — encoded protein: MDYVPHTPEDQRKIMEIIGVRTVDELFTDIPEKYKFKRLLDLPPGLSEQEVSALMKGIGSRNVIPPITLMGAGVYHHYIPAVVGHVISRSEFYTAYTPYQAEISQGILQAIYEYQTMIAKLTGMQVANASMYDGASAMAEAAVLAAKTLNRTKIVIVRSVHPEYRQVVATYAWANGYEVVETPYGKSGQLDRDALLQAVDERTAAVLIQSPNFFGIIEDVASIESAVHAKGALLVSGFTEATSLGILKPAGVMGADFVVGEGQSFGNPMNYGGPYLGIFASTDKFLRKIPGRLAGATVDKEGKRGFVLTLQTREQHIRREKATSNICSNEALCALAAAVYLVSLGKNLKKLAELNIRKAQYLKQRLSELNGWEVVFPAPVYNEFVIRCPDPKAVNRKLQAEGIIGGYEIEKDYPDLKNTLLFCATEMLTKDDIDRVVSFFA
- the lpdA gene encoding dihydrolipoyl dehydrogenase, encoding MMSDKYNLIVIGAGPGGHAAAEHAAKGGAGVAVIEKSQWGGTCSNRGCIPTKALLACSKQYANLKKLKRLGISPGEASFDYAAMKRHQRQMVTTSSLGVQKSLKDAGVDMKSGEGRLIAPREVELLLPEGAVKRLIADTIIIAWGSEPLLPPHIKPSCRILTSDGFLALETLPESVIIVGGSVIGVEFATFLAELGVKVALVELLDRILPLEDKDAAEFLRQELTRLGITIHTAANVESLRETPDGVHLKATHNMQDLEITADLTLLCTGRKPLLRTDELDQCGIGYNQKGIIVNENQMTNREGIYAIGDVTGGIMLAHRAIHQGKSVAGYLTGDHPIRYKEEAVPSVIYTHPGIARVGLTETQAIERGLKVETKRVEYAANIMARTDLKGNGFVKATFCEDRLIGVTIAGDDAGELIASMSLAVANGMGKKELKKWIIPHPTLSEILCLL
- the lipA gene encoding lipoyl synthase, yielding MQIKRKPEWLKVKLPASREFNHVKGILSHFHLHSICQEAHCPNMTECFHSGTATFLILGNICTRNCLYCNVQHGTPEDVNESEPERLARAVKELGLQYIVITSVTRDDLPDGGADIFARCVKKLYREVPGCRVEVLIPDLQGNWDALGCVIDARPHVINHNVEVVPAFFRDLRPQGNYHVSLELLRRAHQYGEENIITKSGFMVGFGEDWGDILALLHDLASVYCERVTVGQYQQPTRDHWPVMKYYHPDEFEVIKGMAYEMGLKHVEAGPLVRSSYHAAEIL
- the gcvPB gene encoding aminomethyl-transferring glycine dehydrogenase subunit GcvPB; this translates as MELIFEKSRVGRMASSVPKCDVPEVAVDSIINKSLLNDDVDLPEVAEVDLIRHYTQLSKRNFGVDVGFYPLGSCTMKYNPKVNEEAAKLPGFTALHPYAPIEFSQGSLQLMYELRQYLSEIFGMADFSLQPAAGAHGELTGVMVIKKFFEKKGEKRTHILIPDAAHGTNPASGALCGYQVVTVRSNAEGGVDIDHLRELMTENVAGLMLTNPNTLGLFERNIEQVAGIVHAKGGFLYCDGANANAFMGMTKPGDLGFDVIQLNLHKTFSTPHGCGGPGSGPVGVGKDLLPYLPVPRVIKKGNTYDWDYDCPDSIGRVRSFYGNFNVMVKAYTYIRSLGPDGLKRASEIAVLNANYVKERLKPYYDLAYDRICMHECVFSGRRQVKESGVHTTDIAKRLLDYGYHPPTIYFPMIVPEAIMIEPNETESKETLDAFCDTMIIIAREAKENPDLVKSAPLTTPVRRLDDVKAAREPDVCWGKTKIRDTV